Proteins found in one Bordetella genomosp. 9 genomic segment:
- a CDS encoding nitrite/sulfite reductase → MYVYDPIDQQLVEERVAQFRDQTQRFLAGQLSEDDFRTLRLQNGLYIQRHAPMLRVAIPYGMLTSRQLRMLGHIARTYDRGYGHFSTRQNMQFNWPKLEDVPDILAELATVQMHAIQTSGNCIRNTTTDHFAGVAPDEVTNPLVWCEIIRQWSMLHPEFAFLPRKFKIAVSGAHEDRAAVGVHDIGLQALQQDGVVGFRVWVGGGMGRTPIVGKQISPFVAWYDLLTYLQAVLRVYNLHGRRDNKYKARIKILVKDLTPEVFAQQVEQEWAYLKDGPNKLKQADLDRIADRFTWPAYDAAAAQDHDPTDTLAAADPAFGRWLRKNVRSHRVAGYASVTLSLKPTGTPPGDVTADQMDAIAALADDYSFGEMRVSHEQNLILADVRRSRLYELWNALKPLKLATPNIGLLTNIIACPGGDFCALANAVSIPVADAIQRRFDDLDYLFEIGELDLNISGCINACGHHHVGHIGILGVDKAGEEWYQVTIGGRQNGAGDNLNDVDPLRAGGAAIGRIIGPSFARDEVPGVVETLIHTYLRLRDSEEERFVDVVGRVGIDPFKADVYGAAKSQTTGEATHA, encoded by the coding sequence ATGTACGTGTATGACCCCATAGACCAGCAACTGGTCGAAGAGCGCGTCGCGCAGTTCCGCGACCAGACGCAACGCTTCCTGGCCGGCCAGCTGTCGGAGGACGACTTCCGCACGCTGCGGCTGCAGAATGGCCTGTATATCCAGCGCCATGCGCCCATGCTGCGCGTCGCGATCCCCTACGGCATGCTGACCTCCCGCCAGCTGCGCATGCTGGGCCACATCGCCCGCACCTACGATCGCGGCTATGGGCATTTCAGCACGCGGCAGAACATGCAGTTCAACTGGCCCAAGCTGGAAGACGTGCCCGACATCCTGGCCGAACTGGCCACGGTGCAGATGCATGCCATCCAGACCAGCGGCAACTGCATCCGCAACACCACCACCGATCATTTCGCCGGCGTCGCGCCGGATGAAGTGACCAACCCGCTGGTGTGGTGCGAGATCATCCGCCAATGGTCGATGCTGCACCCGGAATTCGCCTTCCTGCCGCGCAAATTCAAGATCGCCGTCAGCGGCGCGCATGAAGACCGCGCGGCCGTGGGCGTGCACGATATCGGCCTGCAGGCGTTGCAGCAGGACGGCGTGGTCGGCTTCCGCGTCTGGGTGGGCGGCGGCATGGGTCGCACCCCCATCGTCGGCAAGCAGATCAGCCCCTTCGTCGCCTGGTACGACCTGCTGACCTACCTGCAGGCCGTCCTGCGCGTCTACAACCTGCATGGCCGGCGCGACAACAAGTACAAGGCGCGCATCAAGATCCTGGTCAAGGACCTGACGCCCGAAGTCTTCGCCCAGCAGGTCGAGCAGGAATGGGCCTATCTGAAGGACGGTCCCAACAAGCTGAAGCAAGCCGACCTGGACAGGATCGCCGACCGCTTCACCTGGCCGGCCTACGACGCCGCGGCCGCGCAGGATCACGATCCCACCGACACGCTGGCGGCCGCGGACCCGGCCTTCGGCCGCTGGCTGCGCAAGAACGTGCGCTCGCATCGTGTCGCCGGCTATGCGTCGGTGACGCTGTCGCTCAAGCCCACCGGCACGCCGCCCGGCGACGTGACCGCCGACCAGATGGACGCCATCGCGGCGCTGGCCGACGATTATTCGTTCGGTGAAATGCGCGTTTCGCACGAACAGAACCTGATCCTGGCCGACGTGCGCCGCAGCCGCCTGTACGAGCTGTGGAACGCGCTCAAGCCGCTGAAGCTGGCCACGCCCAACATCGGGCTGCTGACCAACATCATCGCCTGTCCGGGGGGCGACTTCTGCGCCCTGGCCAACGCGGTGTCCATCCCCGTGGCCGACGCCATCCAGCGCCGCTTCGACGACCTGGACTACCTGTTCGAAATCGGCGAACTCGATCTGAACATCTCGGGCTGCATCAACGCCTGCGGGCACCACCACGTGGGGCACATCGGCATCCTGGGCGTCGACAAGGCCGGCGAGGAGTGGTACCAGGTGACGATAGGCGGGCGCCAGAACGGCGCCGGCGACAACCTGAATGACGTCGATCCGCTGCGCGCCGGCGGCGCCGCCATCGGCCGCATCATCGGCCCCTCGTTCGCCCGCGATGAAGTACCCGGCGTGGTCGAAACCCTGATCCACACCTACCTGCGCCTGCGCGACAGCGAAGAAGAACGCTTCGTCGACGTGGTCGGCCGCGTGGGCATCGATCCCTTCAAGGCCGATGTCTACGGCGCCGCCAAGAGCCAGACGACCGGAGAGGCCACCCATGCCTGA
- a CDS encoding HU family DNA-binding protein, translated as MATKAKAPAKKASTTAAKKAPAKKAVAKKAAVTKSAPAKKAAAPVAALKSALNKSQLVAHVVEQSGVEAKSVKAVLASLEGAVLASVNKKGSGEFTMPGLFKVTVQKVPAKPKRFGKDPFSGEERWFAAKPASVKVKVRPLKKLKDAAQ; from the coding sequence ATGGCCACTAAAGCTAAAGCTCCTGCAAAGAAAGCCTCCACGACTGCTGCCAAGAAAGCCCCGGCCAAAAAAGCCGTGGCCAAGAAGGCCGCTGTGACCAAGTCCGCTCCGGCCAAAAAGGCCGCCGCGCCCGTAGCCGCGCTGAAGAGCGCGCTGAACAAAAGCCAACTGGTCGCCCACGTGGTCGAACAGAGCGGCGTCGAAGCCAAATCGGTCAAGGCCGTGCTGGCCAGCCTGGAAGGCGCTGTCCTGGCTTCCGTGAACAAGAAGGGCTCCGGCGAATTCACGATGCCCGGCCTGTTCAAGGTCACCGTGCAAAAGGTCCCCGCCAAGCCCAAGCGTTTCGGCAAGGATCCGTTCTCCGGTGAAGAGCGCTGGTTCGCCGCCAAGCCCGCTTCGGTCAAGGTGAAGGTCCGCCCGCTGAAGAAGCTGAAAGACGCCGCGCAGTAA
- the cobA gene encoding uroporphyrinogen-III C-methyltransferase produces the protein MNDLGGTPRLTGRPDSKPAAPLDGGRHGECGSESEGGCHGKSNGKSSGKVWLVGAGPGDPDLLTVKAARILRQADVWLVDDLVGPGIRALAAPGARIVNVGKRGGCRSTPQDFILRLMARHARQGRTVARVKGGDPFIFGRGGEEMQWLAARGIAAEAVGGITAGLAVGAALGLPLTHRGISRGVALVTAHTMDDSRPDWRALAASGLTLVCYMGMRDAGTLAQELREAGFAADMPVAVAQRVSCPEQRHLVTRLDRMAADIAEAGMASPAVIVIGQAVALIESAPRHASLTLAA, from the coding sequence ATGAACGACCTCGGCGGCACGCCGCGCCTGACTGGCCGACCCGATTCCAAACCCGCTGCCCCACTTGATGGCGGACGCCACGGCGAATGCGGCAGCGAATCCGAAGGCGGATGCCACGGCAAATCCAACGGCAAATCCAGCGGCAAGGTCTGGCTGGTCGGCGCGGGCCCCGGCGACCCCGACCTGCTGACCGTCAAGGCCGCGCGCATCCTGCGGCAGGCCGACGTCTGGCTGGTCGACGATCTGGTCGGCCCCGGCATCCGCGCGCTCGCCGCCCCTGGCGCGCGTATCGTCAACGTCGGCAAGCGTGGCGGCTGCCGCTCGACGCCACAGGATTTCATCCTGCGCCTGATGGCGCGCCACGCCCGCCAAGGCAGGACGGTGGCGCGCGTCAAGGGCGGCGATCCCTTTATCTTCGGCCGCGGCGGCGAGGAAATGCAGTGGCTGGCGGCGCGCGGCATCGCGGCCGAAGCGGTGGGCGGCATCACCGCGGGACTCGCGGTGGGCGCCGCGCTGGGCTTGCCGTTGACCCACCGCGGCATCAGCCGCGGCGTCGCGCTGGTGACCGCGCACACCATGGACGACAGCCGTCCCGACTGGCGCGCGCTGGCCGCCAGCGGCCTGACGCTGGTCTGCTACATGGGCATGCGCGACGCCGGCACGCTGGCGCAGGAGTTGCGCGAAGCCGGTTTCGCGGCGGATATGCCGGTCGCCGTGGCGCAACGCGTTTCATGTCCGGAGCAACGCCATCTCGTCACACGGCTGGATCGCATGGCGGCCGACATCGCTGAAGCCGGCATGGCCAGCCCCGCCGTGATCGTCATCGGCCAGGCCGTCGCGCTGATCGAATCCGCTCCACGCCATGCCTCGCTGACCCTGGCGGCCTGA